ACACCGTCGAGCACCTGCACCGGTATGACTCCCCAGGTCGTGATGACACCTGCGGCGAGCAACCCGCGGACCGGTAAGGCGGTGAACGCGATCAGGATGGCCAGCCAATAGCCACGCCTTCGGGCGATCCTCATCGCGGCCAGGGAGGTGCCGACCATGACCGCCTGAGCGACGACGACGGTACTGGCCACAGTGGTGAAAGGGTTGGCGTGGGTGGCCACCACCGCCAGTCCGTAGAGCGGCAACATGGCCGCGTTTCCCAAGTGGAACAGCACCACCGCGGCGGCTAGTGCCAGCAGCGCCCGGGACTGCAGGAGCACCCGCATCGCTTTGACCGGCGCCTGGTCGGTGCGGGCCTCGCCCCGCGCGACGTGGTGGTTGATGCGGCCGGCGGGGATCGCCAGCACGGCCACGACGGTCACGACCGCGAACCCCGCGGCCAGCCAGAACACCGCGACGTACCCGTACCGCCAACCCAGCAGCCCCGCGATCGCGGCACCGGCCATGTTCCCGGCGTGATTGAAGGCCTGATTTCGACCATTTTGCCTGGTAAAGCCCGCCTGGCCCACCACGCCAAGGGTGATGCCGATGACCGCGGGGGCGATCGTCGCCCCAGAAATGCACATGACGGCCTGGGCGGCGGCGACGACCCAGAAATGTGGCGACGTCAGGATCACCGCCGAAGCGGCAACGGCGGCCAGACCGACGGCGATGACACAGGCCCGCTTGCGGCGGGTGGCGTCGACCAGCGCCCCCGCTGGGCCGACCGTGACCATGCCGACGATCGCGCCCAGGGTGATCACCGCACCAATGGTGCTGGTCGTCCAGCCACGGCCTGCCAGCAATACGCCCAGGAACGGGCCCATGCCGGCCTCCATGTCGGCCATGAAGAAGTTCACCGCCTGCAGCGCGGCCCGATCCCGGGCCCGGGCCACCGGTGCCGGCATGTCCGGGTGCAGCATTCCCTGATTTTCGCGGAGGCCCGACGGTGCACTGCCGGCGATTCGTGAGGCGACGAGTCTGCTCCCTTGGCGAAGCCCGTGCGAACGATCATAATTAGCACTCGTCGGATGAGACTGCTAACGCGTGTGATGGGTGTGGTAAGGAGGGAAACGTCAATGCGCGGCGCTGATTTCGTCTTGCGGACCGATATTTCAGACCCCAGCCGTTCCATCCGGGTCGTGCTGGTCGCCCCGCCGTATTTCGATATTCCGCCGAGCGGCTACGGGGGCGTGGAGGCGGTGGTCGCCGACCTCGCCGACACCCTCGTCGCGCGCGGACACCAGGTCACCGTGCTGGGCGCGGGCGAACCCGGCACGGCGGCCCACTTCATCCCCGTGTGGGACCAGGCGATACCCCACCGGCTCGGCGAGCCCTATCCGGAGGTCATGCACGCCCTTAAGGCGCGCCGGACCATCGCCAGGATCGCCGCCGCCGACGGTGTCGACATCGTGCACGACCACACCTTCGCCGGTCCGATCAATGCACCGGCCTACCAAGCGCTTGGCGTGTCGACGATCGTGACCGTGCACGGCCCGATCGATGACGACCTGTATCCGTACTACCGTGAACTCAGCGACGGTGTCGGTTTGGTCGCCATCAGCGACCGCCAGCGAGAACTCGCTCCCGATCTGAATTGGATTGGGCGCGTACACAATGCGTTGCGGCTGGAGGACTGGCCGTTCGAAACCGAAAAGCACGACTACGCCCTGTTTCTGGGCAGGTTCGCGCCCTACAAGGGCGCGCATTTGGCCGTGCGGGCCGCCCACGAGGCAGGGATTCCGCTCGTCCTGGCCGGCAAGTGCAACGAGCCCGCGGAGAAGGCGTACTTCGAGGAACAGGTGCGGCCGCTGCTCACCGACAACGACCACGTATTCGGCGAGGCCGACGCCGTCAGCAAGCGCAAGCTGTTGGCCAACGCGCGTTGCCTGCTGTTTCCCGTCCAGTGGGAGGAGCCGTTCGGGATCGTGATGATCGAGGCGATGGCCTGCGGCACGCCGGTCGTCGCACTGCGCGGAGGTGCTGTCCCCGAGGTGGTCGTCGACGGTGTGACGGGCCTCGTGTGCGACCGGGTGGAGGATCTGCCCGCAGCGATGGAGCGGGCGCGGACGTTTGATCCGCACGCGTGTCGGCGCCATGTCGCCGCGAATTTCGACGTGGCACGGTTCGGCTCCGCTTACGAGCGGATTTATCGCAGGGCCCTGCATCACACGCTGGGCGCTCGTGGCATCTCGACCCGGGGTGTCGTCGACTCCCTCGAGTCGGGAATACGCGGCCGTGACTTGGGAGAGAAGGCCACCGCGTGACGATGCCGGCGGCGTTCAACAGCGGCGCGCCGGCCCGAGTCGGTTCGGGCAACGACACCGTGACGCTGGTCGAAGGAGGGACATTTTGCCTGTCCGACCGCCACGGCGACGTGGTCGTGGGCACGTCGCATGGGCTGTTCTTCCGTGACGCCCGGGTCCTGTCGCGATGGGAACTCCGCGTCGACGGCCAGGTCGCCGAATCGTTGTCGGTGGAGTCGACGGAGGCGTTCGCCGCACAGTTCATCCTGCGCCGGGCGCCCCGCTCGGGCCTGGTGGACAGCACGTTGCTGGTGGTCCGGGAGCGGCTGGTCGCCGACGGGCTGCGCGAGACCATCACGCTGCACAACCTCGACAAAGAGAGCACGGTGGTTTCCCTGGAACTGCGCGCCGACGCCGACTTCGCCGACCTGTTCGCGGTCAAGGCGGGACGAGCAGCGGTCGGCGGTGCGGACATGTCCGTGGCCGGCGGGGAACTGGTGCTACGCGAACGGGGCGACGGGGTGCGCGGCCTGACCGTGGCCGCCACGGGTGATCCGATCGTGTTGCCCGGCGCGCTGAACTGGCGAGTGGTGGTCGCGCCCGGCGAGCGCTGGCAAACCGAGATCTTGGTGCAGCCGACGTGGGCGAATCATAAGATCCGAACCCGCTTTCCGCGTGGCGAACACATGCAATCCAGCGCGCCGGCCCGCAAGATCGAGGCCTGGCGTGACACCGCGACTACGGTGGACACCGACAACGCGGTGTTGGCTCGGGTGCTGCGCCAGTCCGAGAGCGACCTCGGGGCGTTGTTGATTCACGACGACGATGGTCATGGCCGGCCGTTTGTCGCGGCGGGGGCGCCCTGGTTCATGACGTTGTTCGGCCGGGACAGCTTGCTGACCGCATGGATGGCGCTGCCGCTGGACGTCGGTCTTGCGGTGGGCACGCTGCGGCAGCTCGCGGCCGTCCAGGGGCGGCACGTCGACCCCGTCACGGAAGAACAGCCCGGTCGGATCATGCACGAGGCGCGCCGCGGTCCCGCCAGCGCCGATGTATTGGGCGGCAGCATCTACTACGGCTCGATCGACGCCACCCCGCTCTTTGTGATGCTGCTGGCCGAATGTTGGCGGTGGGGGGCCGACGAAGCGGTGGTTCGGTCGCTGCTTCCCGCGGCCGATGCTGCGCTCACCTGGGCGGACCGGTACGGCGACCGAGATGGCGACGGCTTTGTCGAATACCAGCGCGCCACCGACCGCGGCCTGGTCAACCAGGGCTGGAAGGACAGCTTCGACGGCATCAACGACGCCGCCGGTCGCACCGCCGAACCGCCCATCGCGCTGTGCGAGGTGCAGGGCTATCTGTACGCCGCCCTGACGTCGCGGGCTGAGCTCGCCGAGGCATTGGGAGACGCGGCCGAAGCGACGCGGTTGCGTGCACGTGCGGACGAGTTGCGCGCCGCGTTCGCCCACACGTTCTGGCTGCCGGCACAGGGCTGGTACGCGGTTGCGCTCGACCGACGTAAGCACCCGGTAGACGCGTTGACGAGCAACGTCGGCCATTGTTTGTGGACGGGCATTGCCAGCGACGAGCATGCCGCGGCCATCGTGGAGCGGCTGTCCGGCGTCGAGATGGACTCCGGGTTCGGGTTGCGCACGCTGGCGACCACCATGGGCGCTTACAACCCAATGAGCTATCACAACGGTTCGGTGTGGCCTCATGACACCGCGATCGCGGTGGCCGGCTTGCTGCGCTATCGCCACCTGCCCGGCGCCGTGGCGCTGGCCGAGCGCCTCGCGACCGGGCTTCTCGACGCGGCAATGACATTCGGCGGGCGTCTGCCCGAGCTTTTCTGCGGGTTCCCGCGCTCGCAGTTCGGCTCGCCGGTGCCGTATCCGACTTCCTGCTCTCCGCAAGCATGGGCAAGCGCCGCGCCGCTATTGCTGCTGCGGTCATTTCTGGGGCTCGACCCGCATGTCCCACACCGCAGGCTGTCGGTGTCACCGCATTTGCCGCAGGCCTGGGGCGGTATCGCGTTGACGAATCTGCGTCTGGGCAGCATGACCGTGCACCTCGAAGCCGAGGGCGCGACGGTAAAGGCACACGGTCTTGGCGACGACTGGCAGCTGGTTGCGCCGTCGGGGTGATTCGGGACCCGACAGGCGTGGCTCGTCGGCCAGTCGTCGCACAATCGCGTCAAAGTCTTTGACTCCGATGCGATTCTGCGTTCCCTTGCGCTATCGGTTACAAACTTGTTCACCTGACCGTATCTCCGACCAACAACTGCCTCGATCACTACTACGTGATCACCTACGCAGTGGCGCGGGAGGCACGCGAAGCGGCGTGTCGCCCGCGCCATTTTCATGTTGCGGCTGACGCCCGTTACGCGTCGTGGGGTAGGCCGATGCGGCGGTAGCGCCGCAGTCGAACGGCCATGCGTTCGTCATCCGGCATCCCGCGCAGCGCGTGGACCTCGGCGGCTATGGCGCTCGACAGTCGCTGGGAGAATTCCACCGGCTCGTCGGCGGCATCCGGATGCTCCGGCACGATGACGTCGACAATCCCGGACCGCAACAGGTCGGCCGACCGAATGCCTTGGGCCGCAGCGAGATCGGCCGCATGCTTGGTGTCCCGGAACACGATCACGCTGGCGCCCTCCGGCGGCAGCGGCGCCAGCCAGCCGTGCAGCGCGGCCAGCACCCGGTCGGCGGGCACCATCGCCAATGCGGGCCCGCCGCTGCCCTGACCCAGCAGGACCGACACCGTCGGCGTATCCAGCGTGATGAGCTCGGCCAGGCACTGGGCGATCTGGCCGGCCAGACCGCCCTGCTCGGCCTCGACCGGCAGCGCCGGGCCGGCGGTGTCGATGATCAGCACCAGCGGTAGGCGTAGTTCGGCGGCCAACGCCATTCCCCTGCGGGCTTCCCGTAGAGATGCGGATCCGACGATCCCGCCAACGACGCGCCGCTGGCCGAGCACCACGGCCGGTTGACCGGCGAATCGGGCCAGCGCCAGCAGCATCGTCGCCGCCTCGTCCGGCCCAGCCTCGGACAGCGACACGACCTCGGTGCAGCCGTGCCGTAGCAGGTCACCAACCCCTGGCCGGTCCGGTCGTCGCGACGCGGCCACCGAGTCCCACGCCGGCACATCGGGAATCGCTTCGGAGGCCAGCGAGGTGGGTGGGGGGCCGGGTGCATCGGCAATCACCGTCAGCGCCCGGTCCAGCGTTGGCCGCAGCCCTTCGAGCGGAACGACGTCATCGATCAACCCGCGCCGCTGCAGGTTCTCCGCGGTCTGGATGCCGGGCGGGAATGCTTCGCCAAAGAGCTGCTCGTACACCCGAGGCCCGAGCAGCCCGATCAGCGCGCCCGGCTCGGCGATGGTGACATGGCCCAGCGAGCCCCACGACGCCAACACCCCGCCGGTGGTCGGATGGCGCAAGTAGACGAGGTAGGGCAGGTGCGCCCGTTTGTGGAGCCGGACCGCCGCGGCGATCTTCACCATTTGCAGGAACGCGACCGTGCCCTCTTGCATGCGGGTACCGCCGGAGCTCGGCGACGCCAGCAGCGGCAGCCGCTCGGCGGTTGCGCGCTCCACCGCCGCGGTGATCCGTTCGGCCGCCGCCACCCCAATCGAGCCGCCGAGGAAGCCGAACTCGCAAACCACCACCGCGACCCGGCGCCCGCATAGGCGCCCCTCGCCGGTCAGCACCGATTCGTCCCGGCCCGTGGCGTCCCGGGCGGCGGCCAGCTCCCTGGCGTAGGACTCGCTGACCGGCATCGCCAGCGGATCGTTGTCCCAGCTGACGAATGAGCCCTCGTCCAGCACCGCGTCCCGCAGCTGGTCGGTCGTGATATGGCTCACCCGTTGAGGCTATATATCCTGGCCCCCATGATCGGTGTCACCCAGACCGAAGCCGTTATGACCATTGAGCTGCAGCGGCCGGAGCGGCGCAACGCGTTGAATTCCCAGCTCGTCGAGGAGCTGCGGGAGGTGGTGCTGAAGGCCGGGGACGGGTCGGTTCGGGCCATCGTGCTGACGGGCCAGGGCACGGCATTCTGCGCCGGGGCCGACTTGAGCGGAGATGCATTCGCCGCTGACTATCCCGATCGGCTCATCGAACTGCACCGGGTCCTGGACGCGACGTTGATACCGGTGATCGGCGCCATCAACGGGCCCGCCATCGGCGCCGGCCTGCAGCTGGCCATGCAATGCGACCTTCGGGTGGTCGCACCGGAGGCGTTCTTCCAGTTTCCTACTTCGAAATACGGCCTGGCCCTTGACAACTGGAGCATCCGGCGGCTGTCGTCGCTGGTCGGTCACGGGCGCGCGCGCGCGATGCTGCTCGCCGCGGAGAAGCTGACCGCCGACATGGCGCTGCACACCGGGATGGCCAACCGCATCGGCACCCTGGCCGACGCGCAGGCGTGGGCCGCCGAGATCGCCGACCTGGCGCCGCTGGCCATTCAGCATGCCAAGCGGGTGCTCAACGACGACGGCGCCATCGAGGAGCCGGAGCCGGCCCACAAGGAGCTCTTCGACAAGGCTTGGTCCAGCCAGGATGTCATCGAGGCGCAGATTGCCCGGGTGGAGAAACGGCCGCCGAGGTTCCAGGGGGCCTGATCGCCATGACGCGCCGAGCGCTACGGCTGGCCGCCGGGACCGCGTCGCTCGCGGCCGGTGGGTGGCTGGTGCGGGCGCTGCATGGCGCGCCGGCAGCGCTGGGCGCCGATCCCGCTTTGATCCGCGCTGCGGCGGAGCGGTCCGCGAACTATCGCGACGGCGCGTTCGTCAACCTCGACCCCGCCTCGTTGTATGTCATGGACCGCGAGCAACTGCGGCTCATCGCGTGGGAACTGGTGGGGAACCGCGGTGGGAGCCGGCCCGCGAAGCCGATCCCGTTGGCGTCGCCGGAGATCTTTCGGGGTGACGCCAGCCGGCTCGCGGTCAGCTGGTTCGGGCACTCGACGGCGCTGGTGGAAATCGATGGTTACCGCGTGCTCACCGATCCGGTGTGGAGTGACCGGTGCTCGCCATCGGATCTCGTCGGCCCGCAGCGGCTGCACCCGCCGCCGGTGCAGCTGGAGGGCTTGCCGGCCGTCGACGCGGTGATCATCAGTCACGACCATTACGACCATCTCGACATCGACACCGTTAGAGCGCTGGCCCGCACCCAGCGGGCCCCGTTCTTCGTGCCGCTGGGCGTGGGTGCCCACCTGCGATCCTGGGGTGTTCCGCAGCATCGCATCGTCGAGCTCGACTGGAATGAGAGCGCCCAGGTCGATCAGCTCACCGTGATTTGCATGCCGGCGCGGCACTTTTCGGGGCGGCTTTTCAGCCGCAACAACACGCTGTGGGCGTCGTGGGGACTCATCGGTCCGAATCGTCGCGCGTATTTCGGCGGCGATACCGGGTACACGAAGAGCTTCGCGCAGATCGGCGCGGACCACGGACCGTTCGACCTGACCCTGATGCCCGTCGGCGCCTACAACACGGCGTGGCCGGACATTCATATGAACCCCGAGGAGGCGGTGCGGGCGCATCTGGATGTCACGGAATCGGGGCTATTGGTGCCGATTCACTGGGGCACCTTCCGGCTGGCGCCGCATCCGTGGGCCGAGCCGGTCGAGCGGGTGCTGAAGGCGGCCGAGTCCGCCGGTGTTCAGGTGGCGGTGCCGTTGCCCGGTCAGCGGGTTGATCCGGCCGCGCCGTCGCGGTTCAACCCGTGGTGGCGGCTCTGATTCCTGAGCGTCGGTTGACCGTACGACCGGCATTCGGAGCTGTCGATGGCGTTTTGTCGCCTCCGTGCGTGCCGACGGTTTCGAGGCCTTGCGTGCCCGCGATAGCCGACCTGATCACCGGCTGGGCCCCGGCCGCCGGGCGGCGCGGCTAGCGCGGGGTTGCGTTGATTGCGTTGGGCAGCTCACGCATACCTCGCCGCCGGCCGCCGACAAAGCCGGGTGCTGGCCGAGGCCGGTGTGGGCGCCCGTGTTGACCGCCGAGCCGATCCCCGCCAAATCGGTGCCCTCGCGGAGGCCGGCGCGTATCAAGGCCCGCAGGGCCGCGAGGCGACAGACCCGCTCGGCGCGCACCTCCACTACCGGCCAGCCGACGGCGATAGCCGCATGAGCGCCTATCGAGACAGCCGGTCAGCACGAGAATCCCCGCGCCTCAGGGCGAGGAGGACGTCAGTACTATCTGCGGCCATGACCAAACGCGCGGGGCCGGCCGCAGTCCTGGTGATGTTGCTGGCGCTGATGGGATGTGGGTCCCGACAACCGGTATCCGGCCCGCCGTCCCCGTTATCCGACGCTCCTCCCAACGAGGTGTCGGCCCTGCAGATCCCCGCCGGTCGCATCGACGATGCCATAGCCAAGGTCGACGGGCTGGTCGGCGACCTGATGAAGGCCACCGGCATCCCGGGAATGGCCGTGGCCATCGTCCATGGCGGAAAGACGGTGTATGCCAAGGGTTTCGGCGTCAGGGACGCAAGTAAGGGTGGCGGTGGCGACAACAAGGTCGACGCCGACACCGTATTTCAGTTGGCGTCGGTGTCGAAATCGGTTGGTGCGACGGTGGTTGCGCACGAGGTCAGCGACAACGTGGTCACCTGGGACACACCCGTGGCGTCGACGCTGCCGTGGTTCGCGCTCTCCGATCCCTACGTCAGCAGCCATGTGACCATCGCCGACCTGTACTCGCACCGTTCCGGACTGCCCGACCATGGCGGCGACGCGCTGGAGGATCTGGGCTACGACCGTCAACAGGTGCTGGAGCGGCTGAAGTACCTGCCGCTGGCCCCATTTCGAATCAGCTACGCCTACACCAACTTCGGGGTGACCGCCGCCGCGGAGGCGGTGGCGGCGGCAGCCGGCAAGTCCTGGGAGGACCTGTCCGATGAGGTGCTCTACCGCCCGCTGGGCATGGCGTCCACGAGTTCGAGGTTCGTCGACTTCATCGCCCGGCCCGACCACGCGGTGAACCACATCAAGATCGGAGACAAATGGGAGCCACGCTTCCAGCGGGATCCCGATGCCCAGACGCCCGCGGCCGGGGTGAGTTCGTCGGTCAACGACATGGCACGCTGGCTGACCATGGTGATGGCGAACGGCTCGTACGACGGCCAGCGAATCACGTCGCCGGAGGCCCTGCTGCCGGCTATCACCCCGCAGATCGTCTCGGTGGCCGCGGCGTCGCCGAAGGCGCGCGCCGGCCTCTATGGTCATGGCTTCAACGTTTCGGTGACCTCGTCGGGACGAACCGAGTACGGCCATTCCGGTGGCTTCGTCTTGGGGGCCGCGACGAACTTTGCGGTGCTGCCGTCCGAAGACACCGGCATCATCGCGCTGACCAACGCCGCGCCCATCGGAGTGCCCGAGACGCTGACCGCCGAATTCATGGATCTGGTGCAGTATGGCCAACTACGCGAGGACTGGGCGGACCTGTACAGGAAGGCAATTGCCCCGATGAACAACCCGGAGGGCTCGCTGGTCGGCAAGCGGCCACCGGCCAACCCGGCGCCGGCCAGGCCGCTGAGTGACTACATCGGCGTGTACACCAGTGACTACTGGGGTCCGGCGACGGTGACCGACCACGACGGCCAACTGCAGGTCTCGCTGGGGCCGAAGAATCAGACATTCACTCTGACCCACTGGGACGGCGACACCTTCACGTTCGGATTGTCGACCGAAAATGCCCCGCCCGGAACGATCTCCAAGGCTGTGTTCTCCGGCAACACGCTGAACCTGGAGTACTACGACGCGAACAAGCTGGGAACGTTCACCCGATGACGGCGGCCCGCGGCTTGTCCGATGCCGAAGTGGCACAACGAGTAGCCGAGGGCAACAGCAACGACATTGCGGAACGGGCCACGCGCACCATCCCGCAGATCGTCGCAGCCAATGTCGTTACCCGGATCAACGCGATTCTTGGCGTCCTGCTGCTCATCGTGCTGGCGACTGGCTCAATGATCAACGGCCTGTTCGGCCTGCTCATCGTCGCCAACAGCGTCATCGGCATGATCCAGGAGATCCGGGCCAAGCGGACGCTGGACAAACTGGCGATCATCGGGCAGGCGAAACCGTTGGTACGCAGGCAATCCGGAACGCGAACGCTACCGCCCAGCGAGGTGGTGCTCGACGACGTCATCGAGCTCGGCCCCGGGGATCAAGTGGTGGTCGACGGCGACATCGTGGAGCACGAGAACTTGGAAGTCGACGAATCGTTGCTGACGGGTGAGGCGGACCCGATCGCCAAAGATATTGGCGACGCCGTGATGTCGGGAAGCTTCGTCATCGCCGGCACCGGCGCCTACCGCGCCACCAAGGTTGGCCGCGAGGCCTACGCCGCCAAGCTGGCCGCGGAGGCCAGCAGGTTTACGCTGGTGAAATCCGAACTGCGCAACGGAATTAACCGGATTCTGCAGTTCGTTACCTATCTATTGGTGCCGACCGGCCTGCTGACCATCTACACCCAGTTGTTCACCACGTACGCGGGCTGGCAAGACTCGCTGCTGCGAATGGTGGGTGCGCTGGTGCCGATGGTCCCCGAAGGCCTGGTGCTGATGACGTCGATCGCGTTCGCGGTCGGCGTCATCAGGCTCGGTCAACGTCGATGCCTGGTACAGGAATTGCCCGCCATCGAGGGTTTGGCCCGGGTCGACGTGGTCTGCGCCGACAAGACCGGCACGCTGACCGAGAGCGGAATGCGGGTCTGCGAGGTCACGGAGTTCGACGCGACCGCTAAGCGGGAAAGCGTCGCGGATGTGCTGGCCGCGCTGGCCGCCGCCGACGCCCGCCCGAACGCCAGCATGCAGGCAATCGCCGACGCCTATCGTTCGCCGCCCGGTTGGATCCCCACCGCGACCGCCCCTTTCAAGTCGGCCACCAAGTGGAGCGGCGTGTCCTACCGCGATCACGGCAACTGGGTGATCGGTGCGCCCGATGTGTTGCTCGATCCGTCGTCGGAGGCCGCCGAACGGGCCGAGCGGTTCGGCGCACGGGGCCTGCGGGTGCTGTTGTTGGCTGCCGGCTGTGTGGCGATGGATCATCCCGACGCGCCCGGCCAGGTGACCCCGGTCGCGCTGGTGGTGCTCGAGCAGAAGCTGCGTCCCGATGCCCGCGCAACGATGGAGTATTTTGCCGCCCAAGATGTTTCGGTCAAGGTGCTGTCTGGCGACAACGCGGTGTCGGTGGCAGCGGTCGCCGACAAGCTCGGGCTGCGCGGCGAGACGATGGACGCGCGCCGTCTCCCCACCGACCAGGCCGAACTGGCGGACGCGCTGGACGCCCACACCACCTTCGGCCGGGTGCGGCCCGACCAGAAACGCGCCATGGTGCACGCCCTGCAATCGCACGGGCACACGGTCGCGATGACCGGCGACGGCGTCAACGACGTGCTGGCCCTCAAGGACGCCGACATCGGCGTGGCGATGGGCTCAGGCAGCCCAGCGTCCCGCGCGGTGGCACAGATCGTGTTGCTGGACAACAGGTTTGCCACGCTGCCGTATGTCGTCGGTGAGGGCCGGCGGGTGATTGGCAACATCGAGAGAGTCGCCAATCTGTTTCTGACCAAGACGGTGTATTCGGTGCTGTTGGCGCTGCTGGTGGGCGCCGAATGCCTACTT
This is a stretch of genomic DNA from Mycobacterium lacus. It encodes these proteins:
- a CDS encoding HAD-IC family P-type ATPase, whose protein sequence is MTAARGLSDAEVAQRVAEGNSNDIAERATRTIPQIVAANVVTRINAILGVLLLIVLATGSMINGLFGLLIVANSVIGMIQEIRAKRTLDKLAIIGQAKPLVRRQSGTRTLPPSEVVLDDVIELGPGDQVVVDGDIVEHENLEVDESLLTGEADPIAKDIGDAVMSGSFVIAGTGAYRATKVGREAYAAKLAAEASRFTLVKSELRNGINRILQFVTYLLVPTGLLTIYTQLFTTYAGWQDSLLRMVGALVPMVPEGLVLMTSIAFAVGVIRLGQRRCLVQELPAIEGLARVDVVCADKTGTLTESGMRVCEVTEFDATAKRESVADVLAALAAADARPNASMQAIADAYRSPPGWIPTATAPFKSATKWSGVSYRDHGNWVIGAPDVLLDPSSEAAERAERFGARGLRVLLLAAGCVAMDHPDAPGQVTPVALVVLEQKLRPDARATMEYFAAQDVSVKVLSGDNAVSVAAVADKLGLRGETMDARRLPTDQAELADALDAHTTFGRVRPDQKRAMVHALQSHGHTVAMTGDGVNDVLALKDADIGVAMGSGSPASRAVAQIVLLDNRFATLPYVVGEGRRVIGNIERVANLFLTKTVYSVLLALLVGAECLLSKVIKADPLLFPFQPIHVTIAAWFTIGIPAFILSLAPNNERAYPGFVRRVLTSALPSGLIVGVATFASYLAAYHGRHATWVEQDQASTAALITLLVTALWVLAVVARPYEWWRLGLVIASGLAYVVIFSLPLAREKFFLDPSNVMATSTALGIGALGAAAIEATWWIRARMLGVEPRLWR